From a single Apium graveolens cultivar Ventura chromosome 2, ASM990537v1, whole genome shotgun sequence genomic region:
- the LOC141692006 gene encoding uncharacterized protein LOC141692006: MAAIRSSLLPRVFRHNPDLLFNGEADPAEYVIQFNIEMKVYQVPEMTRCRLFAASLRGSAHQWFSKLGPASIRTWRQLEDLFIRQFQSTLHCSPLVATLANIKQREGEPLAEYFHRFNAEVPKVRGASEETITNFLITGLK; the protein is encoded by the coding sequence ATGGCTGCTATCCGATCATCCCTCCTACCTAGGGTATTTAGGCACAACCCCGATCTTCTATTCAACGGAGAAGCTGACCCGGCGGAATACGTTATACAATTTAACATTGAGATGAAAGTCTATCAGGTGCCAGAGATGACCCGCTGCAGACTCTTCGCGGCGTCACTCAGAGGTAGTGCCCACcaatggttctccaagttgggACCTGCTAGCATAAGGACATGGCGGCAATTGGAGGACTTGTTCATCAGACAATTTCAGTCCACCCTCCACTGCTCACCTCTTGTGGCTACGTTAGCCAACATCAAGCAAAGGGAGGGGGAGCCCCTGGCAGAATACTTTCATCGGTTCAACGCCGAAGTTCCCAAGGTGAGGGGGGCCAGTGAGGAGACCATCACGAATTTCTTGATTACAGGGTTGAAATAA